One segment of Macaca fascicularis isolate 582-1 chromosome 2, T2T-MFA8v1.1 DNA contains the following:
- the DHFR2 gene encoding LOW QUALITY PROTEIN: dihydrofolate reductase 2, mitochondrial (The sequence of the model RefSeq protein was modified relative to this genomic sequence to represent the inferred CDS: deleted 1 base in 1 codon): MVRLLNCIVAVSQNMGIGKNGELPWPLIRNEFRYFQRTTTPSSVEGKQNLVIMGRKTWFSIPEKNRPLKDRINLVLSRELKEPPQGAHFLARSLDDALKLTEQPELANKVDMIWIVGGSSVYKEAMNHPGHLKLFVTRIMQDFESDTFFQKLEKCKLLPEYPGVLSDVQEEKGIKCKFEVYEKTD, encoded by the exons ATGGTTCGTTTGCTAAACTGCATCGTCGCTGTGTCCCAAAACATGGGCATCGGCAAGAATGGGGAACTGCCCTGGCCGTTG ATCAGGAATGAATTCAGGTATTTCCAGAGAACCACCACACCTTCTTCAGTAGAAGGTAAACAGAATCTGGTGATTATGGGTAGGAAGACCTGGTTCTCCATTCCTGAGAAGAATCGACCTTTAAAGGATAGAATTAATTTAGTTCTCAGCAGAGAACTCAAGGAACCTCCTCAAGGAGCTCATTTTCTTGCCAGAAGTCTGGATGATGCCTTAAAACTTACTGAACAACCAGAATTAGCAAATAAAGTAGACATGATTTGGATAGTTGGTGGCAGTTCTGTTTATAAGGAAGCCATGAATCACCCAGGCCATCTTAAACTATTTGTGACAAGGATCATGCAGGACTTTGAAAGTGACACTTTTTTTCAGAAATTGGAGAAATGTAAACTTCTGCCAGAATACCCAGGTGTTCTCTCTGATGTCCAGGAGGAGAAAGGCATTAAGTGCAAATTTGAAGTATATGAGAAGACTGATTAA